The DNA region CCACTATCGCAGCGGCAAGAAGCCGGAGAAGACACCGCTGTTCAACAGCACGGTGTCGTACGGCAACCTGCTCTTCATCGCCGGCGTCGGCTACCACCAGGAAGGGGACATCAAGGTCCACACCAAAGGGGTCCTCGATCAGATCCAGCGGCAGCTCGAGAGCGTCGGCTCGTCGATGGAGAAGGTCCTCAAGTGCAACGTCTACTTGAACGATCTCAAGGACTACGCGGCGATGAACGAGGTCTTCCTCGGCCGCTTCGGGGACGAGCCGCCGGTGCGGACGACGATCGCGGCGCCGGGCGGGATCCCGGGGAATTCGCTGGTCGAGATCGACGTCATCGCGACGTTATGACCGCCGCGCGCGCGGCGAAGGTCTCTACTCGAACGCCAGTTCACCGTGGAGGACGTCGACGGAAACCGATTCTGTTTCCATGGCTGATCGAGCGAACCCGCTCGAGTTCAACCACACGGGCTGACAGACGGACGGGGTCCTGACGCTGCGGGCAGATCGGCATGCCCGCGAGTGATAAATCCGGTAAGCTGGCGCATCGCCGCGAACCGGAGGTGAGGCCGTGCTGCAGTCGCTGAAGAAGACTCTGAGCCGCCGTGACCTGTTTCGCTGGTCTGCCCTGCTGACCGCCCCCGCGCTTCTTCAGTCTCGCGCCGCAGGCGAAGCGCAGAGCCGGGCCCAGCCGCCGCCTCGCGATGTCTACCGGGCGATCGGCGTCCGCCCGCTGATCAACGCCCGCGGCACCTTCACGATCATCAGCGGATCGCTGATGCTGCCCGAAGTCCGGACGGCGATGGACGCCGCGGCGCAGCAGCACGTGCACCTCGACGAACTGATGGCCGCGATCGGCGCGCGGCTGGCCGAACTGACGAAGGCGGAATGGGGCATGGTGTCGTCCGGATGCGCCGCCGCCCTGACCCACGCGACGGCGGCCTGCGTGGCCGGCGG from Vicinamibacterales bacterium includes:
- a CDS encoding RidA family protein, which encodes MNKTTRRGFIGRGAAAAAAVTAALPARASAQAPADKPVKKVHYRSGKKPEKTPLFNSTVSYGNLLFIAGVGYHQEGDIKVHTKGVLDQIQRQLESVGSSMEKVLKCNVYLNDLKDYAAMNEVFLGRFGDEPPVRTTIAAPGGIPGNSLVEIDVIATL